A window of Sphingobacterium sp. SRCM116780 contains these coding sequences:
- a CDS encoding peroxiredoxin family protein, with product MNKIFLYLLFCLPLLATAQKKELTKQEYIERVKANRDSISSLVDLRRVGGYTPEYTELQNLYNTLTKKVKKSNEGKEFATYLQTLSTVMVGKQAPEFSQNDTTGTPVKLSDFKGQYVLLDFWASWCPDCRVESPDLVKTYAIFKDKNFEILGISFDKDRASWIKAIHADQLHWKHVSDLKRWQNDVGTLYGVKSIPQNVLIDPTGKIIARNLHGEELNSKLREVLK from the coding sequence ATGAATAAAATATTTTTATACCTTCTTTTCTGTCTACCTCTTTTAGCTACTGCTCAAAAGAAGGAACTAACGAAACAAGAATATATTGAGCGCGTTAAAGCAAATCGAGATTCCATCTCATCTCTGGTTGATTTAAGAAGGGTTGGTGGATATACTCCTGAATATACAGAATTGCAGAATTTGTATAATACACTAACTAAAAAGGTTAAAAAATCAAACGAAGGAAAAGAGTTTGCAACATATCTACAAACCTTGTCAACAGTCATGGTTGGTAAACAGGCTCCTGAGTTCTCTCAAAATGATACAACTGGAACTCCTGTAAAATTATCCGACTTTAAAGGTCAATATGTTTTATTAGATTTTTGGGCATCATGGTGTCCTGATTGTCGCGTAGAAAGTCCTGATTTAGTCAAGACTTATGCTATTTTTAAAGACAAAAATTTCGAGATTTTAGGAATTTCTTTTGATAAGGATAGGGCCTCTTGGATCAAAGCCATCCACGCAGATCAATTACATTGGAAACATGTGTCCGACTTGAAGCGCTGGCAAAATGATGTCGGAACGCTATATGGTGTAAAATCTATCCCACAAAATGTGCTCATTGATCCTACAGGAAAAATCATTGCTAGAAATCTACATGGTGAAGAGTTGAACAGTAAATTAAGGGAAGTCTTAAAATAG
- the radA gene encoding DNA repair protein RadA, whose amino-acid sequence MAKTKSAYFCQSCGFESAKWLGQCPSCKQWNSFVEEVIEKSSSKVPEWRSTAATSSPKRANKAAVIHEIVYQDESRILTPDQEFNRVLGGGIVPGSLVLIGGEPGIGKSTLMLQLALSIPKVKTLYISGEESEQQIKMRAERLSQSSNANCYILTETSTQNIFKQIEAVEPNVIVIDSIQTLHSSQIESAPGSVSQVRECTAELLRFAKETSTPVLIVGHITKDGSIAGPKVLEHMVDTVLQFEGDRHHVYRILRAVKNRFGSASELGIYEMQGSGLREVSNPSEIMISQRDAPVSGVSIAAMLEGARPMMIEVQALVSNSAFGTPQRTSTGFDTKRLSMLLAVLEKRFGFRLSAQDVFLNIAGGLRVEDPAIDLAVIVALISSQQDIPVKTSITFAGEVGLSGEIRAVNRIEQRIAEAEKLGFDGIFISKFNTKGLDAKKYNIAIRPVATLEDVFRALFG is encoded by the coding sequence ATGGCAAAGACAAAATCAGCATATTTCTGTCAAAGTTGCGGCTTCGAATCTGCGAAATGGTTAGGGCAATGCCCTTCTTGTAAACAATGGAATTCTTTTGTAGAAGAAGTCATTGAGAAGTCAAGTTCAAAAGTTCCCGAATGGCGGAGTACAGCAGCAACTTCTTCACCTAAGCGCGCAAATAAAGCTGCGGTTATTCACGAAATCGTGTACCAAGATGAATCACGGATATTAACCCCAGATCAAGAATTTAATCGTGTATTAGGAGGAGGGATTGTTCCAGGTTCATTGGTGTTAATAGGAGGTGAACCAGGAATAGGAAAATCGACACTGATGTTACAATTGGCATTGTCGATTCCAAAGGTGAAAACCTTGTATATCTCTGGAGAGGAAAGCGAACAGCAGATTAAGATGCGAGCGGAAAGACTCTCGCAATCATCCAATGCGAACTGTTATATCTTAACAGAAACGTCTACCCAAAATATTTTTAAGCAAATAGAAGCAGTAGAGCCTAATGTTATTGTTATTGATTCGATACAAACGTTGCATTCTTCTCAAATAGAATCGGCACCAGGCTCGGTATCTCAAGTGCGAGAATGTACAGCAGAGCTGTTGCGGTTCGCAAAGGAAACAAGTACACCCGTATTGATTGTTGGTCATATTACCAAAGATGGTTCTATCGCAGGGCCCAAAGTATTGGAGCATATGGTGGATACGGTTTTACAGTTTGAAGGAGATCGACATCATGTATACCGTATCTTACGGGCGGTCAAAAATCGCTTTGGCTCAGCTTCAGAACTTGGGATCTATGAAATGCAAGGTTCAGGGCTGAGGGAAGTTTCTAACCCATCTGAAATCATGATTTCACAACGGGATGCTCCTGTAAGCGGTGTGTCGATTGCAGCGATGTTAGAAGGTGCACGTCCCATGATGATTGAAGTTCAAGCCTTGGTCAGTAATTCCGCTTTTGGTACCCCACAACGTACCTCTACGGGGTTTGATACCAAAAGATTGAGTATGTTACTGGCAGTCTTAGAGAAACGCTTTGGCTTTCGATTAAGTGCACAAGATGTATTTTTAAATATTGCAGGAGGGTTGCGCGTAGAGGATCCCGCTATTGATTTGGCGGTTATAGTCGCTCTTATTTCCTCTCAACAAGACATTCCTGTCAAAACGAGTATTACATTTGCTGGTGAAGTAGGTCTTTCAGGAGAGATTCGTGCTGTAAACCGAATTGAACAACGTATTGCTGAAGCTGAAAAATTAGGCTTTGATGGCATCTTTATTTCCAAATTTAATACAAAGGGATTAGATGCAAAGAAATATAATATTGCTATTCGTCCAGTAGCAACGCTTGAAGATGTCTTTCGAGCTTTATTTGGATAG
- a CDS encoding RNA polymerase sigma factor, with protein MNLEQEFVILLEKNQNILHKICKIYTDREDERKDLFQEITIQLWHSYPRFKGEAKFSTWAYRVGLNTAISLFRSKKRKLSTVPWNQTFEKISYEEYDHEKEDQLKHLYEAIYQLNDIEKALIYLYLEDKDYSEIAETLGINEVNARVKMNRTKTKLKEILKKKGAL; from the coding sequence ATGAATTTGGAACAAGAGTTTGTCATCCTTTTAGAAAAGAATCAAAATATTCTTCATAAAATCTGTAAGATATATACAGACCGAGAGGATGAGCGGAAAGATCTCTTTCAAGAAATAACCATTCAACTTTGGCACTCATACCCCAGATTCAAAGGAGAAGCCAAGTTCAGTACTTGGGCTTATCGGGTTGGTTTAAATACCGCAATTTCTCTTTTTAGAAGCAAAAAAAGGAAATTAAGTACTGTACCATGGAACCAAACGTTCGAAAAGATATCCTACGAAGAATATGATCATGAAAAAGAAGATCAGCTCAAGCATCTATATGAAGCAATATATCAATTAAATGATATTGAAAAAGCGCTTATATACCTTTACCTAGAGGATAAAGATTATTCGGAAATAGCAGAGACATTAGGGATTAATGAAGTAAATGCTCGCGTCAAAATGAACCGTACAAAAACAAAGTTGAAAGAGATTTTAAAAAAGAAAGGAGCGTTGTAA
- a CDS encoding DUF1294 domain-containing protein gives MKQFILFSFLFINFLAILFFYIDKRRATKGNYRISEKTLLTLCAVGGSVGGFIAMQLFRHKTQKRSFLLPFYLIVSLQIAIGIYIGAKYNNLI, from the coding sequence ATGAAGCAGTTTATATTATTTTCGTTTTTATTTATTAATTTTCTAGCCATCTTATTTTTTTATATTGATAAGCGAAGGGCTACAAAGGGTAATTATAGAATATCAGAAAAGACATTACTCACTTTATGTGCTGTAGGGGGTTCTGTGGGAGGATTTATTGCCATGCAATTATTTAGACATAAAACACAAAAGAGAAGCTTTTTACTTCCCTTTTATCTTATCGTCTCCTTACAAATAGCAATAGGTATCTATATAGGTGCTAAATACAATAACCTCATCTAA
- a CDS encoding dipeptidase, which produces MGKDVLTFGIIILLSGIGMTKAQEYKSLHRELKVVDGHNDVIVNSILKGKDISNRLDVNHTDIPRLKEGGVDVQVFAVWSDDKKWKTGAFQHANDQIDALEKVLAKNPERIQLAKNSAEIDQITKQGKIAAVIGIEGGNMIESSIANLEVLYNRGARYLTLTWNYDLPWVTSAAIESKTKSNEGKGLSALGKDIIRKMNALGMMVDLSHAGEKTFYDVMETTTKPVLVSHSNAYHLTPHFRNLKDAQLVALKKNGGVVGVNFYSGFLDKNYEKRVKKLYRKQFGNKGDYTLSASSQYEELTKEYKHEADVPMSHLLDHIDYLVKKIGIDHVAIGSDYDGIESAPQGLEDVSKLPNLTKSLLNRGYKKEDIAKIMGLNFLRILKENEN; this is translated from the coding sequence ATGGGAAAAGATGTTTTAACATTCGGAATAATCATATTATTATCTGGAATAGGGATGACCAAGGCACAAGAGTATAAATCACTCCATCGAGAACTGAAAGTTGTTGATGGGCATAATGATGTGATCGTTAATTCTATACTAAAAGGAAAGGATATTAGTAATCGTCTGGATGTTAATCATACAGATATACCTCGATTGAAGGAAGGAGGCGTTGATGTGCAAGTTTTTGCTGTCTGGTCTGATGATAAGAAATGGAAAACAGGAGCTTTTCAACATGCGAATGATCAAATAGATGCTTTAGAAAAAGTTCTCGCGAAGAATCCTGAAAGAATTCAATTGGCGAAGAATAGTGCCGAAATAGATCAGATTACAAAGCAAGGGAAAATTGCTGCGGTGATTGGTATTGAAGGTGGAAATATGATTGAGAGTAGTATTGCTAATTTGGAAGTCCTTTATAATCGAGGTGCTCGGTATTTGACCTTAACATGGAATTATGATCTTCCTTGGGTAACTTCTGCAGCAATAGAATCAAAAACAAAATCTAATGAAGGAAAAGGTTTGTCAGCATTAGGAAAAGATATTATTAGAAAGATGAATGCATTGGGTATGATGGTTGATCTGTCTCATGCAGGAGAAAAAACTTTTTACGATGTCATGGAGACAACAACTAAACCTGTTTTGGTTTCTCATAGTAACGCTTATCATTTAACCCCTCATTTTCGTAATTTGAAAGATGCCCAACTTGTTGCTTTGAAAAAGAATGGTGGAGTTGTTGGCGTTAATTTTTACTCGGGATTCCTCGATAAAAACTATGAAAAACGTGTCAAAAAGCTTTACCGAAAACAGTTTGGAAATAAAGGAGATTATACGCTTTCTGCTTCCAGTCAATATGAAGAGCTAACGAAAGAATACAAACATGAGGCCGATGTGCCCATGTCTCATCTGTTAGATCATATCGATTACTTGGTGAAAAAGATCGGTATTGATCATGTAGCCATAGGCTCTGATTATGATGGGATCGAATCTGCCCCTCAAGGATTAGAAGATGTCAGTAAACTTCCAAATTTAACAAAATCTTTGTTGAATAGGGGCTATAAGAAGGAAGATATAGCGAAAATAATGGGCTTAAACTTTTTGCGCATTCTGAAAGAAAATGAAAATTAG
- a CDS encoding serine hydrolase domain-containing protein, with amino-acid sequence MIKSKIKFLIVGLFAISSLTITPLKAQYKSAIKNETVLFNNVDGQLPLGKLDQYTITVSMQDSSLFGAFKEQLSRYGSVNYAGFDNFDEHIKYSNVVIVAMKSEELTAGFVTQLQQAMLNNKKVILAIFGKGEALSLLDGLKSPVLWNEHATIETQKNAAMTIFGGLSAVNKLTKTYSNSYIKGMGEVTNQTRIQYSQGKNADINIEKLTKRIDAIAEEAIAKEATPGAVVMVVKNGQVIFEKGYGYHTYAKKVPTTINNIFDMASVSKIVGTTPVIMRLTEQGIVDLNKPIGAYLWLAKSTNKKDIPLRSVMLHEAGFTPFIPFYKYLKPGDVQRYYSSTHNVKVADSAYLVNHYYRDVMWPEMLKSEVKPIGNYVYSDISMYVMKEVAEHQTGEPMQDYVQENFYRPLGMKTAGYNPRERFAKEMIIPTENDTSFRKVLLQGYVHDQGAAMAGGVAGHAGLFASANDLAIYGQLLLNRGEYGGERFFKSETVDKFTSRQSTISRRGLGFDRWDSDLKKEYPSKLANSSVFGHTGYTGTCIWIDPQNQLVYIFLSNRVHPQVSTKLLDLNIRSRIQDAIYETIAESKK; translated from the coding sequence ATGATAAAAAGTAAAATAAAATTTTTAATAGTTGGGCTTTTCGCAATAAGTTCATTAACAATAACCCCATTAAAAGCGCAATACAAATCGGCGATTAAAAATGAGACAGTTCTTTTCAATAATGTCGATGGACAACTTCCATTAGGAAAATTGGATCAGTATACAATAACGGTTTCTATGCAGGACTCAAGTTTGTTTGGTGCTTTTAAGGAACAGTTATCGCGTTATGGATCTGTTAATTATGCTGGTTTTGACAATTTTGATGAACACATCAAGTATAGTAATGTCGTTATTGTAGCGATGAAGTCTGAAGAGCTGACCGCTGGATTTGTTACGCAACTGCAACAAGCGATGTTGAATAATAAAAAGGTCATTCTAGCAATTTTTGGGAAAGGAGAAGCACTGTCACTTTTGGATGGATTGAAAAGTCCTGTCTTATGGAATGAGCATGCTACTATTGAAACGCAGAAAAATGCAGCGATGACTATTTTTGGAGGACTTTCAGCAGTTAATAAACTTACAAAAACGTATTCCAATAGTTATATAAAAGGCATGGGGGAGGTCACGAACCAAACCCGCATTCAATATAGCCAAGGTAAGAACGCTGATATTAATATTGAGAAATTAACAAAACGTATTGACGCCATCGCTGAAGAAGCAATTGCAAAGGAGGCAACTCCAGGTGCAGTAGTGATGGTTGTCAAAAATGGTCAAGTAATCTTCGAAAAGGGTTATGGTTACCATACGTACGCAAAAAAGGTACCGACAACAATTAATAATATTTTTGATATGGCTTCAGTCAGTAAAATAGTGGGTACGACTCCTGTTATTATGCGATTGACAGAACAAGGAATCGTTGATCTCAATAAACCGATTGGGGCATATCTTTGGTTAGCAAAATCAACGAATAAAAAAGATATTCCGTTGCGCAGTGTGATGTTACATGAGGCCGGATTTACACCTTTTATTCCATTTTATAAATATTTAAAACCAGGAGATGTACAGCGTTACTATTCGTCAACACATAACGTAAAAGTAGCCGATAGCGCTTATTTGGTTAATCACTATTATCGAGATGTCATGTGGCCTGAGATGTTAAAATCAGAGGTAAAACCCATTGGAAATTATGTGTATAGTGATATCAGCATGTATGTGATGAAAGAGGTCGCCGAACATCAGACTGGAGAACCTATGCAAGATTATGTGCAAGAAAATTTCTATCGTCCATTAGGAATGAAAACAGCAGGATACAATCCTCGAGAACGTTTTGCTAAAGAAATGATTATCCCAACGGAAAACGATACCTCATTTCGAAAAGTCTTACTGCAAGGTTATGTACATGATCAGGGAGCTGCGATGGCAGGAGGGGTTGCGGGTCATGCCGGGTTATTTGCTAGCGCGAATGATTTAGCCATTTATGGACAATTACTGTTAAATAGAGGAGAGTATGGGGGAGAACGGTTTTTTAAAAGTGAAACCGTAGACAAGTTCACTTCAAGACAATCGACGATCAGTCGTAGAGGTTTAGGTTTTGATCGCTGGGACTCTGATCTTAAAAAAGAGTATCCTTCAAAATTAGCGAACTCCTCTGTTTTTGGACACACAGGTTATACGGGTACATGCATTTGGATTGATCCGCAAAATCAATTGGTATATATCTTTTTGTCGAATCGTGTTCATCCCCAAGTATCCACAAAGCTGTTGGATCTGAATATCCGTAGTCGCATTCAGGATGCAATTTACGAGACGATAGCGGAAAGTAAAAAATAG
- the xseA gene encoding exodeoxyribonuclease VII large subunit yields the protein MPEVLENRTIFSLLEVTRSIQKTIAERYKNLYWIKAEMNKLNHYSHSGHCYPELVEKKEGKIVAEIRSILWKADYQRINNHFLKIAQEPLREGITMLFQASISYDPMYGLSLRIVDIDPTFTLGELEKEKLQSIHALKEEGVFDANKSLPFPTLPKRLAIISVETSKGLSDFYKIINQNPWGYKIEHTLYPALLQGDKSVPSIIKQLSVIAERCSSYDAVAIIRGGGGEVGLSSYNNYLLAKAIAIFPLPVLTGIGHSTNLTVSEMVAYKNAITPSELADFLIQKFHNFAIPLDQLTNRILQQSQVIFKTENEKLKSFTSEIKWSSQQAIQQAKVELSAFEKDLKMNLSYIFRQQQTSLDHIEKLIQLADPIQLLKKGFSMTKVNGELLVSIHQIKEDDIITTQVWDGEIISIAQKITNNGK from the coding sequence ATGCCCGAAGTTTTAGAAAATAGAACAATTTTTTCATTACTGGAAGTAACACGTAGCATTCAAAAAACTATTGCTGAGCGTTATAAAAACTTGTATTGGATCAAAGCTGAGATGAATAAATTGAATCATTATTCTCATTCAGGACATTGTTATCCAGAATTGGTCGAAAAAAAAGAGGGCAAAATAGTCGCTGAAATTCGATCTATTCTCTGGAAAGCAGACTATCAAAGAATCAATAATCATTTTCTAAAAATTGCTCAGGAACCTCTTAGAGAAGGAATTACCATGCTTTTCCAAGCAAGTATCTCTTACGACCCTATGTATGGCCTGAGTTTAAGAATTGTCGATATAGATCCTACTTTTACTTTAGGGGAACTTGAAAAAGAGAAATTACAAAGTATCCATGCGCTGAAGGAAGAAGGGGTTTTTGATGCAAATAAAAGCCTTCCCTTTCCGACATTACCGAAGCGATTGGCCATTATCTCGGTTGAAACAAGTAAAGGATTATCCGATTTTTATAAAATCATCAATCAAAATCCTTGGGGATATAAGATCGAACATACACTTTATCCAGCCTTATTACAAGGAGATAAATCTGTTCCCTCTATTATCAAACAGTTGTCCGTTATTGCAGAAAGATGCTCATCTTACGATGCGGTTGCTATTATCCGCGGCGGAGGTGGAGAGGTTGGTTTGTCAAGCTATAACAATTATTTATTAGCCAAAGCAATCGCTATATTTCCTTTACCTGTGCTAACTGGTATTGGGCATTCTACCAATCTAACCGTGAGTGAAATGGTCGCGTATAAAAATGCCATCACGCCAAGTGAATTAGCCGATTTCTTAATTCAGAAATTTCATAATTTCGCCATCCCTTTGGATCAGTTAACAAATAGGATCTTACAACAGAGCCAAGTAATTTTCAAAACGGAAAATGAAAAATTAAAATCCTTCACTTCGGAAATTAAATGGTCTTCCCAGCAAGCTATTCAACAGGCAAAAGTTGAACTATCTGCTTTTGAAAAAGATTTAAAAATGAACCTCTCTTATATCTTTCGTCAACAACAGACCTCACTGGACCATATTGAAAAATTGATTCAACTTGCAGATCCTATTCAACTGTTGAAAAAAGGGTTTTCGATGACTAAAGTAAATGGAGAATTACTTGTCTCGATCCATCAGATAAAAGAAGATGATATAATAACAACCCAGGTCTGGGATGGAGAAATTATTAGTATTGCGCAAAAAATAACTAACAATGGAAAATAA
- the xseB gene encoding exodeoxyribonuclease VII small subunit — MENNYTYTEAFRELEQIVQDIESGNTNIDILTEKIKRASLLIQICRAQLTSTEEEVNQLLQNLAPIQPEEE, encoded by the coding sequence ATGGAAAATAATTATACCTATACAGAAGCTTTTCGAGAATTAGAACAAATCGTTCAAGATATTGAGTCTGGAAACACAAATATTGATATCCTTACAGAGAAGATTAAAAGAGCCTCTCTTTTAATTCAAATATGCAGAGCTCAACTTACTTCTACAGAAGAGGAGGTCAATCAATTATTACAAAATCTAGCACCAATACAACCGGAAGAAGAATAG
- a CDS encoding pirin family protein, protein MQKIIHKAENRGHVDFGWLKSAHSFSFGQYHDPKKINFGALRVLNDDFVEAGNGFGRHPHDNMEIVSIPLEGVLEHQDSMGTSKAIETGDVQIMSAGTGVQHSEFNGSKENPVKFLQIWIVPNERQLTPSYDQKSYLALDRKNKFATIVSPKKEDTDAVLIQQDAYFNLADLEEHKTINYQLHGEGKGVYVFLLEGEINIAGETLKRRDAIGVYEIDEIAIEATQDAKILLIEVPMF, encoded by the coding sequence ATGCAAAAGATAATTCATAAAGCAGAAAATCGTGGACACGTTGACTTTGGATGGTTGAAAAGTGCACACTCATTCAGTTTTGGACAATACCATGATCCGAAAAAAATCAACTTTGGAGCTTTACGTGTTTTGAATGATGATTTCGTCGAGGCAGGAAATGGTTTTGGTCGACATCCGCATGATAACATGGAGATTGTTAGTATACCTTTGGAAGGTGTGTTGGAGCATCAAGATAGTATGGGGACCAGTAAGGCTATCGAAACTGGAGATGTACAAATTATGTCTGCAGGAACTGGGGTTCAACATTCCGAATTCAATGGAAGTAAAGAAAACCCAGTTAAGTTTCTACAGATTTGGATAGTTCCAAATGAAAGACAACTCACCCCTAGCTATGATCAAAAATCATATTTGGCATTAGACCGCAAGAATAAATTCGCAACGATAGTTTCTCCTAAAAAAGAAGATACTGATGCGGTATTGATCCAACAAGATGCTTATTTTAATCTTGCTGATTTGGAAGAGCATAAAACGATCAACTACCAATTGCATGGAGAAGGTAAGGGCGTGTACGTTTTCTTGCTTGAAGGTGAAATTAATATTGCTGGTGAGACACTAAAACGTCGAGATGCTATTGGTGTTTATGAAATTGATGAAATTGCTATTGAAGCAACTCAAGATGCAAAGATTCTTTTGATTGAAGTCCCTATGTTTTAA
- a CDS encoding aspartate/glutamate racemase family protein encodes MIGIIGGVSPRAGLDIYKKIITETVAATDQEHLPVLLFSFPNLIGGRTQYLLGNSTVNPALALAQVARQLEAAGATVAAIPCNTAHAEPIFSVFEQELIRTNQKIKILNLIKETVSFIKRSFPNSKVGILSDFGVRNEGLYRDLLLKEGFEVVESSDEWQERVYAAIYDPEYGIKGQSLPITNKARLDLHAAMDELKKEGAEVVVLACTELPLAIPESDHNGMTLIDPNRVLARALIQAVAPHKLK; translated from the coding sequence ATGATAGGTATTATTGGTGGAGTTAGTCCTCGAGCAGGATTGGATATTTATAAAAAGATTATTACAGAAACAGTTGCTGCGACAGATCAGGAACATTTGCCTGTTTTGTTATTTTCCTTTCCCAATCTGATTGGTGGACGTACCCAATATTTATTGGGAAATTCAACTGTTAACCCAGCTTTGGCATTGGCTCAAGTAGCACGACAATTGGAAGCAGCAGGAGCGACGGTTGCCGCGATTCCCTGTAACACAGCACATGCAGAACCTATTTTTTCTGTTTTTGAACAGGAATTGATTCGGACGAACCAAAAGATCAAAATTTTAAACTTAATAAAAGAAACCGTTTCTTTTATTAAAAGATCGTTTCCAAATTCAAAAGTTGGTATTTTGTCTGATTTTGGCGTTCGGAATGAAGGACTATATCGAGATCTGCTATTAAAAGAAGGTTTTGAAGTGGTTGAATCTTCTGATGAATGGCAAGAACGTGTTTATGCTGCTATTTATGATCCTGAATATGGCATTAAGGGACAATCGTTGCCTATAACAAATAAGGCTCGTCTGGATTTGCATGCTGCTATGGATGAGTTAAAAAAAGAGGGAGCAGAAGTTGTTGTATTGGCATGTACAGAATTACCGCTAGCCATTCCAGAAAGTGATCACAATGGTATGACCTTAATTGATCCTAATCGTGTTTTAGCTAGAGCGTTGATCCAGGCGGTAGCTCCTCATAAATTGAAATAA
- a CDS encoding ankyrin repeat domain-containing protein, with protein MIKLIPKAHKQPLLSAIAKGDFDSIKNIIEQNKIDINAYDDYSYSPILMEVLTPYGIKNEDDRLKILRYFLEKGADPNLNCKSGYNCLHIAVQQEKLVKALDLFLDFGGDVNSADSNGGTVAYWAIQSFPWRTAGEQRQVHLKVLEKIFMLGADLDHKNKFGVTPRKWLERSSEDVQQLAEKCERLKPVYKSINTDHPEFPTNYTYPDIVKHIRKNLIPLRGEAETIAGEMLRGLDILQDEAYRNGNVNYSKTHKAFAQFILDNLAASTKTNSNETEKITKAVKQLMNSKRPYLEDDVYNYLTDQICLFHKKENNDESETNTKKWWKFWQ; from the coding sequence ATGATTAAATTAATTCCAAAAGCACATAAACAACCCTTATTAAGTGCAATTGCAAAAGGAGATTTTGACAGTATAAAAAATATTATTGAACAAAACAAAATTGACATAAACGCTTATGATGATTATTCTTATTCGCCAATTTTAATGGAAGTTCTTACGCCTTATGGGATAAAGAACGAAGACGATCGTTTAAAAATACTCCGCTACTTTCTTGAGAAGGGAGCTGATCCAAATTTGAATTGTAAATCCGGATACAATTGTCTGCATATTGCTGTACAACAAGAAAAGTTAGTGAAGGCATTAGACCTTTTTTTAGATTTTGGTGGAGATGTAAATTCCGCAGATAGTAATGGAGGAACTGTTGCCTATTGGGCCATTCAGAGTTTTCCGTGGAGAACAGCGGGTGAACAAAGACAAGTGCATTTAAAGGTTCTCGAAAAAATATTTATGTTGGGTGCGGATCTTGATCATAAGAACAAATTTGGTGTGACACCAAGAAAATGGTTAGAACGTTCTAGTGAAGATGTACAGCAACTTGCTGAAAAATGCGAAAGACTAAAGCCTGTATATAAATCCATCAATACAGATCATCCCGAATTTCCAACAAATTATACATATCCTGATATTGTCAAGCATATTCGTAAAAATTTAATTCCATTAAGAGGTGAAGCAGAAACAATAGCAGGAGAAATGCTTCGTGGGTTAGATATTTTACAAGACGAAGCCTATAGAAATGGTAATGTGAATTATTCAAAAACACATAAGGCTTTTGCACAATTTATTTTAGATAATCTGGCGGCATCAACAAAGACAAATAGCAACGAAACTGAAAAAATAACAAAAGCTGTTAAACAATTGATGAACTCCAAAAGACCCTATTTAGAGGACGACGTTTACAATTATTTGACTGACCAAATATGTCTGTTTCACAAAAAAGAGAATAATGACGAATCTGAAACTAACACTAAAAAATGGTGGAAGTTTTGGCAATAA